From Phycisphaerales bacterium, a single genomic window includes:
- a CDS encoding DinB family protein yields MLNPVKMYDYLALARGRVLDKVRTLSPEDYTRQFPIGLGSLARTLTHIMGSEWYYVQRMLDREVPDYSTWPIQDEKPPAFGVLNEHWKGVADGTRAAIATLNENHGWHRVLEYRYTDDHGRRMVSTATPADQFTQLYQHEVHHRAQVVNMLKQLGHTLGDLDFNMLMFARRPE; encoded by the coding sequence GCTCAACCCTGTGAAGATGTACGACTACCTCGCCCTTGCCCGCGGCCGCGTGCTCGACAAGGTGCGCACGCTCTCGCCCGAGGACTACACGCGCCAGTTCCCCATCGGCCTGGGCTCCCTCGCCCGCACGCTCACGCACATCATGGGCAGCGAGTGGTACTACGTGCAGCGGATGCTGGACCGCGAGGTGCCCGACTACTCCACGTGGCCGATCCAGGACGAGAAGCCGCCCGCGTTCGGCGTGCTCAACGAGCACTGGAAGGGCGTGGCCGACGGCACCCGCGCGGCCATCGCCACACTGAACGAAAACCACGGCTGGCACCGCGTCCTCGAGTACCGCTACACCGACGACCACGGCCGCCGCATGGTCAGCACCGCCACCCCCGCCGACCAGTTCACCCAGCTCTACCAGCACGAGGTCCACCATCGCGCGCAGGTGGTCAACATGCTCAAGCAGCTGGGCCACACCCTGGGCGACCTGGACTTCAACATGCTGATGTTCGCGCGAAGGCCGGAGTAA